A single window of Leeuwenhoekiella sp. MAR_2009_132 DNA harbors:
- a CDS encoding RagB/SusD family nutrient uptake outer membrane protein translates to MKKTIIFLVLVSLFWSCEEEFLDEKPEDFLSSANAYTNYADFTASVNNLYFLVRRQFYDRDENRPFDFIYGTDLVYDGEPGGSQRHGNMEQAYRPDGDIATTHWNLLYKTIAEANTVIGRAPASEMSEAEAKDIISQARFFRGFAYRVLVTLYGGVPLVTEEVTAPKIDFVRASKEDVLNQVVEDLTFASQNLPSITEATDGRINNLVAYHYLAETYLALGKNTEAITAASMVIDDSNTDLMRTRFGSRSTETPGDVFWDLYRKNNQNRTSGNKESLWVIQFELDVQGGGLQSGNRGGSYAFERHFAPLLRFRPFNSWPVGDYTGGRGIGWGITTEFYSNQIWGGDASNPDFTNDIRNANHNFVRVYNRDNSSALGILANDIGRDTIWSTETQPRRREFYAYPSKITTPYNHPDGLLRPGSVPFALTSSAGGTYTDQYMLRLAETYLLRAEAYLANSQPALAAADVNVVRSRANASLATSSQMNIDYILDERARELGLEEKRRLTLMRTGQLYDRVIENNPFYVQQGMQEHFNLWPIPADEIEGNRGAELQQNPGYN, encoded by the coding sequence ATGAAAAAAACAATAATATTTTTAGTATTAGTTTCTCTATTCTGGTCGTGCGAGGAAGAATTTTTAGATGAGAAACCAGAGGACTTTTTGAGTTCTGCAAATGCGTACACAAATTATGCAGATTTTACAGCCTCAGTTAATAATTTGTATTTCTTAGTAAGAAGACAATTTTATGATCGTGATGAGAACCGTCCTTTTGATTTCATTTATGGGACAGACCTCGTTTATGATGGTGAACCGGGAGGTTCTCAAAGACACGGAAACATGGAGCAGGCCTATAGACCCGACGGTGATATAGCTACTACACACTGGAATTTGTTATACAAGACTATTGCCGAAGCAAATACCGTTATAGGTAGAGCTCCTGCATCTGAAATGTCTGAGGCAGAAGCAAAAGATATAATATCTCAAGCTCGTTTTTTTAGAGGATTTGCATATCGTGTTTTAGTTACATTATACGGAGGCGTACCGTTAGTTACAGAAGAGGTAACAGCTCCTAAGATAGATTTTGTTAGAGCATCTAAAGAAGATGTATTAAATCAGGTAGTTGAAGATTTAACATTTGCATCTCAAAATTTGCCTTCAATAACAGAAGCTACAGACGGTCGTATAAATAATTTAGTTGCTTATCATTATTTGGCTGAAACATACTTAGCATTAGGTAAGAATACAGAAGCGATAACTGCTGCGTCTATGGTTATAGATGATTCTAATACAGATTTAATGCGTACACGTTTTGGTTCTAGATCTACCGAAACTCCTGGAGATGTTTTTTGGGATTTATACAGAAAGAATAATCAAAACAGAACTAGCGGTAATAAAGAAAGTTTATGGGTTATTCAGTTTGAATTAGATGTTCAAGGTGGTGGTTTACAATCTGGAAATAGAGGTGGTTCTTACGCCTTTGAAAGACATTTTGCACCATTATTAAGATTTAGACCGTTTAATTCTTGGCCAGTAGGAGACTATACCGGTGGTCGTGGTATTGGATGGGGTATTACAACTGAGTTCTATTCTAACCAAATTTGGGGTGGAGATGCTTCTAACCCAGATTTTACTAATGATATTAGAAATGCAAATCACAATTTTGTGAGAGTTTATAATCGTGATAATTCAAGTGCATTAGGTATTCTAGCTAATGATATAGGTCGTGATACAATCTGGTCAACAGAAACTCAACCACGTAGAAGAGAGTTTTATGCATATCCTTCAAAAATCACTACTCCCTATAATCACCCTGACGGTTTGCTAAGACCTGGGAGTGTGCCATTTGCATTAACTTCGTCTGCAGGAGGTACGTATACAGATCAATATATGTTACGTTTAGCAGAAACCTATTTGCTGCGAGCAGAAGCTTACTTAGCAAATAGCCAGCCAGCATTAGCTGCTGCAGATGTTAATGTTGTGCGTAGTAGAGCCAATGCCTCTTTAGCAACATCTAGTCAAATGAATATAGATTATATTTTAGATGAGCGTGCCCGTGAATTAGGATTAGAAGAAAAAAGAAGACTTACATTAATGCGTACAGGTCAGTTGTACGATCGCGTTATAGAAAATAATCCATTCTATGTACAGCAGGGAATGCAGGAACACTTCAATCTTTGGCCAATACCTGCAGATGAGATAGAAGGAAACCGTGGAGCTGAACTTCAGCAAAATCCGGGATATAATTAA